A DNA window from Halanaerobiales bacterium contains the following coding sequences:
- a CDS encoding ECF transporter S component, with the protein MKITTKKLVLMAIFVALGIILPIVFHIFGSSIAQILSPMHIPVFIAGALMGPIAGLIVGMMTPILSSLFTGMPPVIPMLPIMFVELAIYGYLMGYLYKVKNVNIYLSLIITMLLGRISTGIVVYILVHGFNIGRLPKNPLIFVQGTIISGMPGIILHLALVPLLIKYLRNANFLKRI; encoded by the coding sequence ATGAAAATAACAACAAAAAAATTAGTTTTAATGGCCATATTTGTTGCTTTAGGAATTATATTACCAATTGTCTTTCATATTTTTGGGAGTAGTATAGCACAAATTTTATCACCAATGCATATACCTGTCTTTATAGCTGGTGCTTTAATGGGTCCTATAGCAGGACTTATAGTTGGGATGATGACTCCGATTTTGAGTTCTCTTTTTACAGGTATGCCTCCAGTAATTCCTATGTTACCAATAATGTTTGTAGAGTTAGCTATTTATGGTTATTTGATGGGCTATCTTTATAAAGTGAAAAATGTAAATATATATTTGAGTTTGATAATTACTATGTTATTAGGAAGAATAAGTACTGGTATTGTAGTTTATATACTCGTTCATGGATTTAATATTGGTAGATTACCTAAAAATCCACTTATTTTTGTGCAGGGTACAATAATTTCAGGAATGCCAGGTATTATTTTACATTTAGCTTTAGTTCCATTACTTATTAAATATCTTAGAAATGCTAATTTTTTAAAAAGAATATAA
- a CDS encoding CBS domain-containing protein has protein sequence MLKVKDIMSKDVQTLAPDTSVEEAAKILSETGISGLPVVKDGKLVGIVSESDLIVKDKKLHFPDYINVIGGIIYLESYKKFREEFKKFIAVEVKDLMTEKVITISPEATVEDAATLMSDKDVNRLPVVEGDKLVGIVTRGDIVKDLARGEE, from the coding sequence ATGTTAAAAGTTAAAGATATTATGAGTAAAGATGTACAAACATTAGCTCCTGATACAAGTGTAGAAGAAGCAGCTAAAATTTTAAGTGAAACTGGAATAAGTGGTTTACCTGTTGTTAAAGATGGAAAATTAGTGGGAATTGTCAGTGAATCAGATTTGATAGTTAAAGATAAAAAGCTCCATTTTCCTGACTATATAAATGTGATTGGTGGTATTATATATTTAGAGAGTTATAAAAAATTTAGAGAAGAGTTTAAAAAGTTTATAGCCGTTGAAGTAAAAGATTTAATGACAGAGAAAGTTATTACAATTTCACCTGAAGCTACAGTAGAAGATGCAGCAACTTTAATGAGTGATAAAGATGTTAATAGATTACCAGTTGTGGAAGGTGACAAATTAGTTGGAATAGTAACTAGAGGAGATATTGTAAAAGATTTGGCAAGAGGAGAAGAATAG